In Sphingomonas sp. LT1P40, the DNA window TGATCCCGTATCGCGGTTCGTGGCTCGATTTCGAGTTCGACGCGAAGGACATCGTCAACGTCCGTATCGACCGCAAGCGCAAGCTGCCGGTCACGACATTGCTCTATGCCCTCGGCCTGAACAGCGAGGACATTCTCAACCACTTCTACAACCGCGTGACCTTCGTCCGCGGTCAGGGTGGTTGGCAGATTCCGTTCGCGCCCGAGAATTGGCGCGGCGCGAAGCCGTCGTTCGACATCATCGACGCCAAGACCGGCGAAGTGGTGTTCCCGGCGGCGCAGAAGATCAGCCCGCGTGCCGCCAACAAGGCTGGCAAGGACGGTCTCGAGACGCTGCTGATCCCGACCGAGGAAATCTACAACCGCTACTCGGCCTATGATCTCATCAACGAGAAGACGGGCGAAATTTACATTGAGGCTGGCGACGAAGTCACCGCCGAGAATCTGGAACTCCTCGACAAGGCCGGGATCGATCGGATCGAGCTGCTCGACATCGATCATATCTCGACCGGTCCGTGGATTCGCAACACGCTCAAGGTCGACAAGGCCGAAGAGCGCGAGCAGGCGCTGAGCGACATCTATCGCGTCATGCGTCCCGGTGAGCCGCCAACGCTTGAGACGGCGGAGTCGCTGTTCGGCGGTCTGTTCTTCGATCCGGAGCGCTACGACCTGTCGGCCGTGGGCCGCGTCAAGCTCAATATGCGTCTCGACCTCGATGCCGAGGATACGGTGACGACACTGCGCACCGAGGATCTGCTGGCCGTCATCAAGACGCTGGTCGACCTGAAGGACGGCAAGGGCGAAGTCGACGACATCGACAACCTTGGCAACCGTCGCGTGCGTTCGGTCGGCGAGCTGCTGGAGAACCAGTATCGCGTCGGTCTGCTCCGCATGGAGCGTGCCGTTAAGGAGCGCATGTCGTCGGTCGACGTGTCGACGGTGATGCCGAACGACCTCATCAACGCCAAGCCCGCGGTTGCCGCGGTGCGCGAATTCTTCGGCTCGTCGCAGCTGTCGCAGTTCATGGATCAGACCAACCCGCTGTCCGAAGTCACCCACAAGCGTCGCGTGTCGGCGCTTGGACCGGGCGGTCTGACGCGTGAGCGCGCAGGCTTTGAAGTCCGCGACGTTCACCCGACGCATTATGGCCGCATCTGCCCGATCGAAACGCCGGAAGGCCCGAACATCGGACTCATCAACTCGCTCGCCAGCTTCTCGCGCGTCAACAAATATGGCTTCATCGAGACGCCGTATCGCAAGATCATCGACGGCAAGGTGACGAACGACGTCGTCTATCTGTCGGCGATGGAAGAAGCGAAGCACACGATCGCGCAGGCTTCCGCCGAACTCGACGGTGAAAACCGCTTTACCGAGGAGCTGGTGTCGTCGCGTCAGGCGGGCGAATTCCTGATGGCGCTGCCCGATCAGATCACGCTGATGGACGTTTCGCCAAAGCAGCTCGTCTCGGTCGCCGCATCGCTCATTCCATTCCTGGAAAACGATGACGCCAACCGCGCGCTGATGGGCTCGAACATGCAGCGTCAGGCGGTTCCACTCGTCCGGGCCGAGGCGCCGTTCGTTGGCACCGGCATGGAGGAAACGGTCGCCCGTGACTCCGGCGCCGCCATCGGCGCGCGTCGTGCGGGTATCGTCGATCAGGTCGATGCTTCGCGTATCGTCATTCGCGCCACGGGTGACGTGGATGCGACCGCCAGCGGCGTGGACATCTACACGCTGATGAAGTTCCAGCGCTCGAACCAGAACACCTGCATCAACCAGCGTCCGCTGGTGAAGGTCGGCGAAGTGGTCAATGCCGGCGACATCATCGCCGACGGCCCGTCGACCGAGTTCGGTGAGCTGGCACTGGGTCGCAACGCGCTCGTCGCGTTCATGCCCTGGAACGGCTACAATTATGAGGATTCGATCCTCATCAGTGAGCGTATCGTCAAGGACGACGTCTTCACCTCGATCCATATCGAGGAATTCGAAGTCATGGCGCGCGATACCAAGCTGGGGCCAGAGGACATCACCCGCGACATCCCGAACGTCGGTGAGGAAGCGCTCCGCAACCTCGACGAAGCGGGCATCGTGTACATTGGTGCCGAGGTCGAGCCGGGCGATATCCTCGCCGGCAAGATCACGCCAAAGGGTGAATCGCCGATGACGCCGGAGGAGAAGCTCCTCCGCGCCATCTTCGGTGAAAAGGCCTCGGACGTGCGCGATACGTCGCTGCGTCTGCCACCGGGCGTCGCCGGCACCGTCGTCGAAGTGCGCGTGTTCAATCGCCACGGCATCGACAAGGACGAGCGCGCGATGGCGATCGAGCGCGAGGAAATCGAGCGCCTGAAGAAGGATAGCGACGACGAGCGCAACATCCTGAACCGCGCGACCTGGTCGCGTCTGAAGGAAATGCTGCTCGGCCAGACCGCGACTGCGACGCCAAAGGGGCTGAAAAAGGGTGCCGTCATCGACGACGACCTGCTCGACAGCGTCGATCGTCACGAATGGTGGAAGTTCGCCGTGGCGGACGACACCATGCAGGGCAATCTGGAAGCGGTGAAGGGCCAGTATGACGAGGCCGTGAAGCGCATCAAGGACAAGTTCGACGATCGCCGCGAAAAGCTTGAGCGCGGTGATGAGCTGCCCCCGGGCGTGCTGAAGATGGTCAAAGTGTTCGTCGCGGTGAAGCGCAAGCTGCAGCCGGGCGACAAGATGGCCGGCCGCCACGGTAACAAGGGTGTGATCTCGCGCATCCTGCCAGCCGAGGACATGCCGTTCCTGGAGGACGGAACCCCGGTCGATATCGTGCTGAACCCGCTGGGCGTGCCTTCGCGCATGAACGTCGGACAGATTTTCGAGACGCATCTGGGCTGGGCTGCACGCAGCCTTGGCATGCAGGTCGCGGCTCAGCTTGAGGACTGGCGTGAAGCCAATCCGGACGCACAGGCGGGCGAAGTCCCGGCTGTGGTCAAGGATCGCCTCAAGGAGATCTATGGCGGCCATTACGCAGCGGACATCGAAGCACGCAGTGGCGAGCAGTTGTCCGAGCTGGTTCACAACATCCGCACCGGCGTCCCGATGGGTACACCTGTGTTCGACGGCGCACGCGAAAGCGACGTGACCGACATGCTGCAACTGGCGGGTCTCGACTCGTCGGGTCAGTCGGTGCTGTTCGACGGGCGCACCGGCGACACGTTCGACCGCAAGGTCACAGTGGGCATCATCTATATGCTGAAGCTGCATCACCTTGTGGACGACAAGATTCACGCACGGTCGATCGGTCCCTACTCGCTCGTCACGCAGCAGCCGCTGGGTGGCAAGGCGCAGTTCGGCGGACAGCGCTTTGGCGAGATGGAGGTCTGGGCACTCCAGGCCTATGGCGCGGCCTATACCTTGCAGGAAATGCTGACGGTGAAGTCCGATGACGTGATCGGGCGGACCAAGGTCTATGAGGCGATCGTCAAGGGTGACGACACGTTCGAGGCCGGCATTCCGGAGAGCTTCAACGTGCTCGTCAAGGAAATGCGCTCGCTGGGCCTCAACGTCGAACTCAAGAACGACGAACCGGGCTTCGACACCGACGGCGTCCAGATCGCGGCGGAGTAAATCAGTGTTGGCGTAGGGGAATTGGTAGACCCACCGGTCACAACCGGACGCTGGAAACAGGGTGTGGGTTCGAGTCCCACCGCCAACCACTGAATTGCTCGACCGAAGAAATTTCCCTCCAAGCGAGGAATTGAGAATGAACGAACTGACCAACTTCGCAAACCCGGTGGCAAAGCCGGAGACCTTCGACCAGATCCAGATCGGTATCGCGTCCCCGGACCGTATCCGCTCGTGGAGCTTCGGCGAGATCAAGAAGCCGGAAACCATCAACTATCGCACGTTCAAGCCCGAGCGTGACGGCCTGTTCTGCGCGCGCATCTTCGGTCCGATCAAGGATTACGAATGCCTGTGCGGCAAGTACAAGCGCATGAAGTACAAGGGCATCGTCTGCGAGAAGTGCGGCGTCGAGGTTACCGTCTCGAAGGTCCGCCGTGAGCGGATGGGCCATATCGAACTCGCCGCCCCCGTCGCGCACATCTGGTTCCTGAAGTCGCTGCCGTCGCGCATCGGCCTGTTGCTCGACATGCAGCTCAAGCAGCTTGAGCGCGTGCTGTATTTCGAATCGTACATCGTGACAGAGCCGGGCCTGACCCCGCTTGAGAAGTTCCAGCTCCTCACCGAGGACGAACTGCTCGACGCGCAGGACCAGTATGGCGAAGACGCCTTCTCCGCCGGCATCGGCGCGGAAGCGGTCAAGATCATGCTCATGGACCTCGACCTGGAGGGCGAGCGCAAGGAGCTGCTCGACGAACTGGCAGTCACCAAGTCCGAGCTGAAGCCAAAGAAGATCATCAAGCGGCTGAAGGTCGTCGAGAGCTTCATCGATTCGGGCAACCGCCCGGAGTGGATGATCCTCGACGTCGTGCCGGTCATTCCGCCCGAACTGCGCCCGCTGGTGCCGCTGGACGGTGGCCGTTTCGCAACGTCGGATCTGAACGATCTGTATCGCCGCGTGATCAACCGCAACAACCGCCTGAAGCGGCTGATGGAACTGCGCGCGCCGGACATCATCGTCCGCAACGAGAAGCGCATGTTGCAGGAAGCCGTCGACGCGCTGTTCGACAACGGTCGCCGCGGTCGCACGATCACCGGCGCCAACAAGCGTCCGCTGAAGTCGCTCTCCGACATGCTCAAGGGCAAACAGGGCCGCTTCCGCCAGAACCTTCTGGGCAAGCGAGTCGATTATTCGGGTCGTTCGGTCATCGTGACCGGGCCGGAATTGAAGCTGCATCAGTGCGGCCTGCCCAAGAAGATGGCACTCGAGCTGTTCAAGCCGTTCATCTACGCGCGCCTCGACGCCAAGGGCCTGAGCATGACGCTCAAGCAGGCGAAGAAGTGGGTCGAGAAGGAACGCAAGGAAGTCTGGGACATTCTGGATGAAGTCATCCGCGAGCATCCCGTCCTGCTGAACCGCGCGCCGACGCTCCACCGCCTCGGCATCCAAGCGTTCGAGCCGGTGCTGATCGAGGGCAAGGCGATTCAGCTTCACCCGCTCGTTTGCTCGGCCTTCAACGCCGATTTCGACGGTGATCAGATGGCCGTTCACGTCCCGCTGAGCCTCGAAGCCCAGCTGGAAGCGCGCGTGCTGATGATGTCGACCAACAACATCCTGTCGCCCGCGAACGGCAAGCCGATCATCGTGCCGTCGCAAGACATGGTGCTGGGACTCTATTATCTGTCGATGCTCAAGGAAGGCGAGCCGGGCGAGGGCATGATTATCGGCGATATGGCCGAAGTGCATCAGGCGCTCGAAGCCAAGGCGGTCACGCTCCACACCAAGATCACGACCCGCGTGAAGCAGGTCGATGCCGACGGTAACGAGTATTTCAAGCGCGTCGAAACCACGCCGGGCCGCATGCTGCTGGGCGAGAAATTGCCGCAGTCGCACCGCGTTCCCTATGAGACGATCAACCGCCTGCTGACCAAGAAAGACGTCGGCGACGTGATCGACGAGGTCTATCGTCACACCGGTCAGAAGGAGACCGTGCTGTTCGCCGACGGCATCATGACGCTCGGCTTCCAGCACGCGTTCAAGGCGGGCATTTCGTTCGGCAAGGACGACATGATCATCCCCGACGCGAAGGTACCTCTGGTCGATGAGACCAAGGCACTCGTTAAGGACTTCGAGCAGCAATATCAGGACGGCCTGATCACGCAGCAGGAGAAGTACAACAAGGTGATCGACGCCTGGAGCCGTTGCGGCGATCAGGTGGCGACGGCGATGATGGACGAGATTCGCTCGGTCAAGAAGCTGCCGAACGGTCGTGAAGCCGACATCAACTCGATCTACATGATGGCGCACTCCGGTGCGCGTGGCTCGCAGGCACAGATCAAGCAGCTGGCCGGTATGCGCGGCCTGATGGCCAAGCCGTCGGGCGAGATCATCGAGACGCCGATCATCTCGAACTTCAAGGAAGGCCTGACCGTCCTTGAGTATTTCAACTCCACCCACGGCGCCCGCAAGGGTCTCGCGGATACGGCGCTAAAGACGGCGAACTCGGGTTATCTCACCCGCCGTCTGGTCGATGTGTCGCAGGATTGCGTCGTCATGGAGCTGGATTGCGGCACCGAACGCGCGCTGGAAATGAAGGCGATCGTTCAGGGCGGTACCGTCATCGCCTCGCTGGGCGAGCGTATCCTGGGCCGCACCACGGCTGAGGATATCACCGATCCAAAGACTGGTGAGGTCGCCTTCCCGATCGGCACGTTGCTCGACGAAGCAATGATTACCCGGATCGAGGAGATCGGCATCCAGGGGATGAAAATCCGCTCGCCGCTGGTCTGCGAAGCCAAGATCGGCGTCTGCGCCAAATGCTATGGGCGCGATCTCG includes these proteins:
- the rpoB gene encoding DNA-directed RNA polymerase subunit beta, which produces MATKAIDAGVSRASSGGTAKRRIRKVFGDIHEVVQMPNLIEVQRESYEQFLRSDPSIGYVSGLEKTLRSVFPIRDFAGTAELDFVTYELEHPKFDVEECRQRGITYAAPMRVTLRLIVFEVDPDTDARSVLDIKEQDVYMGDMPLMTGNGTFFINGTERVIVSQMHRSPGVLFDHDRGKTHASGKYLFAARVIPYRGSWLDFEFDAKDIVNVRIDRKRKLPVTTLLYALGLNSEDILNHFYNRVTFVRGQGGWQIPFAPENWRGAKPSFDIIDAKTGEVVFPAAQKISPRAANKAGKDGLETLLIPTEEIYNRYSAYDLINEKTGEIYIEAGDEVTAENLELLDKAGIDRIELLDIDHISTGPWIRNTLKVDKAEEREQALSDIYRVMRPGEPPTLETAESLFGGLFFDPERYDLSAVGRVKLNMRLDLDAEDTVTTLRTEDLLAVIKTLVDLKDGKGEVDDIDNLGNRRVRSVGELLENQYRVGLLRMERAVKERMSSVDVSTVMPNDLINAKPAVAAVREFFGSSQLSQFMDQTNPLSEVTHKRRVSALGPGGLTRERAGFEVRDVHPTHYGRICPIETPEGPNIGLINSLASFSRVNKYGFIETPYRKIIDGKVTNDVVYLSAMEEAKHTIAQASAELDGENRFTEELVSSRQAGEFLMALPDQITLMDVSPKQLVSVAASLIPFLENDDANRALMGSNMQRQAVPLVRAEAPFVGTGMEETVARDSGAAIGARRAGIVDQVDASRIVIRATGDVDATASGVDIYTLMKFQRSNQNTCINQRPLVKVGEVVNAGDIIADGPSTEFGELALGRNALVAFMPWNGYNYEDSILISERIVKDDVFTSIHIEEFEVMARDTKLGPEDITRDIPNVGEEALRNLDEAGIVYIGAEVEPGDILAGKITPKGESPMTPEEKLLRAIFGEKASDVRDTSLRLPPGVAGTVVEVRVFNRHGIDKDERAMAIEREEIERLKKDSDDERNILNRATWSRLKEMLLGQTATATPKGLKKGAVIDDDLLDSVDRHEWWKFAVADDTMQGNLEAVKGQYDEAVKRIKDKFDDRREKLERGDELPPGVLKMVKVFVAVKRKLQPGDKMAGRHGNKGVISRILPAEDMPFLEDGTPVDIVLNPLGVPSRMNVGQIFETHLGWAARSLGMQVAAQLEDWREANPDAQAGEVPAVVKDRLKEIYGGHYAADIEARSGEQLSELVHNIRTGVPMGTPVFDGARESDVTDMLQLAGLDSSGQSVLFDGRTGDTFDRKVTVGIIYMLKLHHLVDDKIHARSIGPYSLVTQQPLGGKAQFGGQRFGEMEVWALQAYGAAYTLQEMLTVKSDDVIGRTKVYEAIVKGDDTFEAGIPESFNVLVKEMRSLGLNVELKNDEPGFDTDGVQIAAE
- the rpoC gene encoding DNA-directed RNA polymerase subunit beta' — protein: MNELTNFANPVAKPETFDQIQIGIASPDRIRSWSFGEIKKPETINYRTFKPERDGLFCARIFGPIKDYECLCGKYKRMKYKGIVCEKCGVEVTVSKVRRERMGHIELAAPVAHIWFLKSLPSRIGLLLDMQLKQLERVLYFESYIVTEPGLTPLEKFQLLTEDELLDAQDQYGEDAFSAGIGAEAVKIMLMDLDLEGERKELLDELAVTKSELKPKKIIKRLKVVESFIDSGNRPEWMILDVVPVIPPELRPLVPLDGGRFATSDLNDLYRRVINRNNRLKRLMELRAPDIIVRNEKRMLQEAVDALFDNGRRGRTITGANKRPLKSLSDMLKGKQGRFRQNLLGKRVDYSGRSVIVTGPELKLHQCGLPKKMALELFKPFIYARLDAKGLSMTLKQAKKWVEKERKEVWDILDEVIREHPVLLNRAPTLHRLGIQAFEPVLIEGKAIQLHPLVCSAFNADFDGDQMAVHVPLSLEAQLEARVLMMSTNNILSPANGKPIIVPSQDMVLGLYYLSMLKEGEPGEGMIIGDMAEVHQALEAKAVTLHTKITTRVKQVDADGNEYFKRVETTPGRMLLGEKLPQSHRVPYETINRLLTKKDVGDVIDEVYRHTGQKETVLFADGIMTLGFQHAFKAGISFGKDDMIIPDAKVPLVDETKALVKDFEQQYQDGLITQQEKYNKVIDAWSRCGDQVATAMMDEIRSVKKLPNGREADINSIYMMAHSGARGSQAQIKQLAGMRGLMAKPSGEIIETPIISNFKEGLTVLEYFNSTHGARKGLADTALKTANSGYLTRRLVDVSQDCVVMELDCGTERALEMKAIVQGGTVIASLGERILGRTTAEDITDPKTGEVAFPIGTLLDEAMITRIEEIGIQGMKIRSPLVCEAKIGVCAKCYGRDLARGTPVNIGEAVGVIAAQSIGEPGTQLTMRTFHIGGAAQLNETSNLEAPVDGKVEFRDLRVIVDQRGRRVVLARSGELAILDMDGRELAVHRIPYGAYILFDDGHVVTKGDRMAEWDPFTMPLITETGGVVKYQDLIDGKTLTEQADEATGITQRVVIENRGAAAKKEDLRPRLTLLDDASGESARYMLSPGAVLSVEDGATVQGGDVVARVARESAKTRDITGGLPRVAELFEARKPKENAIIAKVSGRVVFGKDYKAKRKIGIQPDDGSEVVEYLVPKSKVIDVQEGDYVKRGENLIGGSPDPHDILEVLGIEPLAEYLVSEIQEVYRLQGVKINDKHIETIVRQMLQKVEITDAGDTTLLAGEQVDRDEMDETNAKLEKGQTPAQGKPILLGITKASLQTRSFISAASFQETTRVLTEAAVQGKQDTLIGLKENVIVGRLIPAGTGAGMNRMRVAASSRDAALRVQQRRLQEVLIAPNSAAEERAAELAQDPVEAMATSDALEKVEVSGDGSDAAAGEYLNESE